A DNA window from Maribellus comscasis contains the following coding sequences:
- a CDS encoding glycoside hydrolase family 28 protein, whose amino-acid sequence MNIKVFTGIVFLCLATVSAKSQQQDWKVDASVILEKISEPDFPDRIFKISSETVKENVADVINKKIDECSKAGGGKVVLASGEYFCEGPLILKDNVNLHLEKNTKLVFSQKPEDYLPVVLVRWEGTEAWNYSPFIYASDVENIAITGKGIIDGNGSAEESFREWRPLQKKDQNKLREMGKNGVPVNERVFGKGHFLRPQLIHLLNCKNILLEDITIKNGAFWLIQPTYCDNITVRGVKVDSRFINNDGVDIDSDTNVLIENCNFNTGDDFVAIKSGRDQDGWRVNKPSKNILIRNCVSENCLHGISFGSELSGGIENVICQNLTFKKVRSYGVQFKSNKDRGGYLKNVILDNIQIDTAETCISFTNQYHSYSGGNNPTAFENILIRNLKCNIAQEKAISMIGLPEMPIQNVKLENVTIQKSGELSVVDNVINMSFINVKY is encoded by the coding sequence ATGAACATAAAAGTTTTTACAGGAATTGTATTTCTTTGTTTGGCGACAGTTAGCGCAAAATCACAACAACAGGATTGGAAAGTTGATGCTTCTGTAATTCTGGAAAAGATAAGTGAACCTGATTTCCCTGACAGAATCTTTAAAATAAGTTCAGAAACTGTAAAAGAAAATGTTGCGGATGTAATTAACAAGAAAATAGACGAATGTTCCAAAGCCGGAGGTGGCAAAGTGGTTTTGGCATCCGGAGAGTATTTTTGTGAAGGTCCGCTTATTCTGAAAGACAATGTAAATCTTCATCTGGAAAAGAATACAAAACTTGTTTTCAGCCAGAAGCCGGAAGACTATTTGCCAGTTGTTTTGGTTCGTTGGGAAGGAACAGAAGCCTGGAATTATTCACCTTTTATTTATGCTAGCGATGTTGAAAATATTGCCATAACCGGCAAGGGAATTATTGACGGAAATGGCTCTGCTGAAGAAAGTTTCAGAGAATGGCGGCCACTGCAGAAAAAAGACCAGAACAAACTGCGTGAAATGGGGAAAAATGGCGTTCCGGTTAATGAGCGGGTTTTTGGCAAAGGCCATTTTCTGCGACCGCAATTGATCCATCTTTTGAATTGTAAAAATATTTTGCTCGAAGATATTACAATTAAAAACGGGGCATTTTGGCTCATTCAGCCAACTTATTGCGATAACATTACAGTTAGGGGTGTAAAAGTTGACAGTCGCTTTATAAATAACGATGGTGTTGATATTGATTCGGATACGAACGTGCTCATCGAAAACTGTAATTTTAATACCGGCGACGATTTTGTTGCAATAAAGTCGGGTCGCGATCAGGACGGGTGGCGAGTGAATAAACCCAGTAAAAATATTTTAATCCGGAACTGTGTTTCGGAAAACTGTTTGCACGGTATTTCCTTTGGGAGTGAACTTTCCGGCGGAATTGAAAATGTAATTTGCCAAAATCTTACTTTCAAAAAGGTTCGAAGTTATGGTGTTCAATTTAAGTCAAATAAAGATCGAGGGGGCTACCTGAAGAATGTTATTCTTGATAATATTCAAATAGACACCGCTGAAACCTGTATCAGTTTTACCAACCAGTATCATAGTTACAGTGGCGGAAACAATCCCACCGCATTTGAAAATATTCTGATTCGGAATTTGAAATGTAACATAGCTCAGGAAAAAGCCATAAGTATGATCGGTTTACCGGAGATGCCCATTCAAAACGTAAAACTGGAAAATGTAACCATTCAAAAATCGGGAGAACTTTCGGTCGTCGACAATGTGATTAATATGAGTTTTATAAACGTAAAATACTAA
- a CDS encoding DUF3748 domain-containing protein yields MKRKLQYNSLTAFLWLTGLGLTGCIAENQNRVLQIIMKEKQISFSDKNHALDNNDNFSPDDNFLCYDTRGTIFNEDIGNCKTIEKIEIATGKETILYEPESITGEQAAPGVGAVSWHPSEEKAIFIHGPLLEEVKKRGYYDKPNRTGVEVSTDGKGAITKVDMRNVSTEGPTIPGAQRGGTHRHEYSRNGKRIGFTYDDFLITDIDRTIGYMEKNQDSPKGYTHYFSVIVKPAGKGKSKAGEIEKAYGDSWVDSVGTMRAFIGKVRAGNGLDYDTSLFVADIPDDVDITSAFSGDSDTYPEPPAGIQIRRLTYSGSVSGIVRGSADGKRVAYLASDKEGVKQIFVIDADGSELSSDKRKQPLQLSHFSNDASCVRWHPSGNWVFSVVNGNIAASCTKPGNNFGKSVMLTNDKQDRTQLVVSGNGEMLAYNIFQPNKNTGEERGYMQIFVMELTVDELNDVFNIQKEK; encoded by the coding sequence ATGAAAAGAAAACTACAATATAACAGTTTAACAGCATTTTTATGGCTAACGGGATTAGGGCTTACCGGATGCATAGCTGAAAATCAAAATAGAGTTTTACAAATAATAATGAAAGAAAAACAAATATCGTTTTCGGATAAAAACCATGCACTGGACAATAACGACAACTTTTCCCCCGATGATAACTTTTTATGTTACGACACCCGGGGCACCATTTTTAATGAAGATATTGGCAATTGTAAAACCATTGAAAAGATTGAGATTGCAACAGGGAAAGAAACTATTTTGTATGAACCTGAATCGATAACGGGCGAGCAGGCAGCACCCGGAGTTGGAGCAGTGTCATGGCATCCGTCGGAAGAAAAAGCCATTTTTATTCATGGTCCTCTGCTTGAAGAAGTTAAAAAAAGAGGATATTATGACAAGCCAAACCGAACCGGTGTGGAAGTCAGCACTGATGGAAAAGGAGCAATAACAAAAGTTGATATGCGTAATGTTTCAACAGAAGGGCCTACCATTCCGGGGGCACAACGGGGAGGAACACACCGTCATGAATACTCCCGAAACGGGAAACGAATTGGATTTACTTACGATGATTTTTTGATAACTGATATTGACCGGACCATTGGTTACATGGAAAAAAACCAGGATTCTCCAAAGGGTTACACGCATTATTTTTCAGTAATTGTCAAACCTGCCGGAAAAGGTAAATCAAAAGCCGGAGAGATTGAAAAAGCATATGGAGATTCGTGGGTCGATTCAGTTGGAACTATGCGTGCGTTTATTGGAAAGGTACGTGCCGGGAATGGACTGGATTATGACACCTCTCTTTTTGTTGCTGATATTCCCGATGATGTGGATATAACATCAGCATTTTCCGGCGATTCAGACACGTATCCGGAGCCACCGGCTGGTATTCAGATTCGCCGTTTAACTTACTCCGGATCAGTTTCAGGTATTGTAAGAGGGTCTGCAGATGGAAAAAGGGTCGCTTATCTGGCCAGCGATAAAGAAGGAGTTAAACAGATATTTGTTATCGACGCCGATGGTTCAGAACTTTCTTCTGACAAAAGAAAACAACCTTTGCAGCTTAGTCATTTTTCCAACGACGCTTCCTGTGTGCGCTGGCATCCATCCGGGAACTGGGTTTTTTCGGTGGTTAACGGAAACATTGCCGCTTCATGTACAAAGCCGGGGAATAATTTTGGCAAAAGTGTAATGTTAACAAACGACAAACAGGACAGGACTCAACTGGTGGTCTCAGGAAATGGAGAAATGCTGGCATACAACATCTTTCAACCAAATAAAAATACGGGTGAAGAACGCGGGTATATGCAAATATTTGTGATGGAACTGACTGTTGATGAATTAAATGATGTTTTTAATATTCAAAAAGAAAAATAA
- a CDS encoding SusD/RagB family nutrient-binding outer membrane lipoprotein, with amino-acid sequence MKLIKAIYKLVFALLIVFFVSCSEQLTDLNVNPNGVDPAVVNPNLMVPTIITSTAKYYLDEGYKGGSAGVMQYIQQSGWSGETNKFDWDGARDWTTQYGNLRTAKHLYERSNEEGMEFQQGVAIVIRAFNFAYISDSWGDAPYSNALNGNEGDQEDLFPIFDSQETIYKGIIDELKEANTLLSKSSGEYSGINADADVLYSGDPSKWRKFANSLMLRYYMRVSEKLPDFAKAGIEEIVSNPGQYPIFTSIDDDATMEFVGSSNDDSWPANTTFDLSESSFDRIQLCAGFRDVLVKNDDPRIAVWFNEVAVPIKVSTAVDEDEVIDGVRYLNPDFMVASDYVVYNPSTWVEDVEAGKTLIDTMQYAGLPIASTTGDGSGWNLNPNKIQGGPNVHNSALDDKYKAEKGDLLKARFISYTEVCFILAEAAQKGWSVGSQQEWYEKGIKASFDTWEVSDDYDTYITEPDVVYDGSLEQLITQKWIANWTVAHESWCDWRRTGYPELTIGKKGVREAMPLRFQYGSAEISRNGDNYETAVSGLEETSFTATDGKDSAWSKIWLIQGTGKPY; translated from the coding sequence ATGAAATTAATAAAAGCAATATACAAACTAGTTTTTGCACTGTTGATTGTGTTCTTTGTCTCGTGCAGTGAACAGTTGACTGACTTAAATGTAAATCCCAACGGTGTAGATCCTGCTGTTGTAAATCCGAACCTTATGGTTCCGACAATTATTACGTCAACTGCAAAATATTATTTGGACGAAGGTTACAAGGGAGGCTCTGCAGGCGTTATGCAATATATTCAGCAAAGTGGCTGGAGTGGAGAGACAAACAAATTTGACTGGGACGGCGCTCGTGACTGGACGACTCAATATGGAAATCTGAGAACAGCGAAACACTTGTACGAACGTTCAAATGAGGAAGGGATGGAATTCCAACAGGGAGTTGCCATTGTGATTCGAGCATTTAATTTTGCTTATATTTCGGATTCATGGGGAGATGCTCCATACTCCAATGCCCTGAATGGTAATGAAGGTGATCAGGAAGATCTTTTCCCAATTTTCGATTCGCAGGAGACAATTTATAAAGGAATTATCGATGAGCTAAAAGAAGCAAACACATTGTTATCCAAATCATCAGGAGAATATTCCGGAATTAACGCCGATGCCGATGTGTTATATAGCGGAGACCCATCGAAATGGAGAAAATTTGCCAATTCGCTGATGCTGAGATATTATATGAGAGTATCTGAAAAATTACCCGATTTTGCAAAAGCAGGCATTGAGGAAATCGTTTCAAACCCGGGTCAATACCCTATATTTACGTCAATTGATGATGATGCGACAATGGAATTTGTTGGTTCGTCGAATGATGATTCCTGGCCGGCGAATACCACTTTCGATCTTTCCGAAAGTTCTTTTGACAGAATACAGTTATGTGCCGGTTTCAGAGATGTTCTGGTAAAAAACGATGATCCTCGGATTGCAGTTTGGTTTAACGAAGTAGCTGTGCCAATTAAAGTTTCAACAGCAGTCGACGAAGACGAGGTCATCGATGGAGTTCGTTATCTTAACCCGGATTTTATGGTGGCGAGTGACTATGTTGTATATAACCCATCAACCTGGGTGGAAGATGTGGAAGCGGGTAAAACCCTCATTGATACGATGCAGTATGCTGGATTGCCAATTGCGTCTACTACAGGTGATGGTTCCGGATGGAATCTAAATCCAAATAAAATTCAGGGGGGACCTAATGTACATAATTCGGCGCTTGATGATAAATACAAAGCCGAAAAAGGCGATTTGTTAAAAGCAAGGTTCATTTCATATACAGAAGTTTGTTTTATCCTTGCAGAGGCAGCGCAAAAAGGCTGGTCGGTTGGCTCACAACAAGAGTGGTATGAAAAAGGAATCAAGGCTTCTTTTGATACATGGGAAGTGAGTGATGACTACGATACCTACATTACTGAACCAGATGTTGTTTATGATGGTTCCCTGGAACAACTAATAACGCAGAAATGGATTGCTAACTGGACTGTCGCTCACGAATCATGGTGCGATTGGAGAAGAACAGGTTACCCGGAACTTACCATTGGAAAAAAAGGAGTTCGCGAAGCAATGCCACTCCGTTTCCAGTATGGAAGCGCTGAGATCTCCAGAAATGGAGATAACTATGAAACAGCAGTAAGCGGTTTGGAGGAAACTTCCTTTACTGCAACTGATGGAAAAGATAGCGCATGGTCAAAAATCTGGTTAATACAAGGAACAGGAAAGCCTTACTAA
- a CDS encoding glycoside hydrolase family 172 protein has product MKTKATLIIVVLLIAVFASAQKAGNFNGMDLNMGNLYRLSNAESRSISPENFTGEKGKGGMATLEEGSAARAARELGQGWKVNPYVLIEPGETFVLAEIEGEGVIQHIWMTPAGDYRGNVIRFYWDGEETPSVEVPVGDFFASGWGSGYEPQINSFAICVNPRSGFNSYWQMPFRNKCKITMENTDQKGLRLYYQIDYSLTDVPEDAAYFHAQFRHVDALPEGEVFTILDDIKGAGQFVGMYLARGAFNSGWFGEGEVKFFIDGDSEFPTICGTGEEDYFCGSYGYNDRRNEYDYEVYTPFSGPYTGFHYFRDLRKRPKYRSMIGQYRWHVMDPVRFKEDIRITIQSLGWKSEGRYKQLEDELSSVAYWYQSEPHQTFPEVQAFEELEITK; this is encoded by the coding sequence ATGAAAACAAAAGCTACTTTAATTATTGTTGTGCTGCTTATTGCAGTTTTTGCGTCAGCTCAAAAAGCGGGTAATTTTAATGGAATGGATTTGAATATGGGCAACCTGTATCGTCTCTCCAATGCCGAGTCCCGATCGATAAGCCCGGAGAATTTTACCGGCGAAAAAGGAAAAGGAGGAATGGCAACATTGGAAGAAGGAAGTGCTGCCCGGGCAGCCCGCGAGTTAGGACAGGGCTGGAAAGTTAATCCCTACGTTTTAATCGAACCGGGTGAAACTTTTGTTTTGGCTGAAATAGAAGGAGAAGGTGTAATTCAGCATATTTGGATGACACCGGCCGGCGATTACCGCGGAAATGTTATCCGGTTTTACTGGGATGGCGAGGAAACACCCTCAGTGGAAGTTCCGGTTGGCGATTTCTTTGCCTCCGGCTGGGGTTCGGGCTACGAACCACAGATCAACTCTTTTGCGATTTGTGTGAATCCCAGAAGCGGCTTTAATTCTTACTGGCAAATGCCTTTTCGAAATAAATGCAAAATCACCATGGAAAATACTGACCAAAAAGGTTTGCGTTTGTATTACCAGATTGATTATTCATTAACGGATGTTCCCGAAGATGCAGCGTATTTTCACGCCCAGTTTCGCCATGTGGATGCTTTGCCGGAGGGCGAAGTTTTTACTATTCTTGATGACATAAAGGGAGCCGGCCAGTTTGTTGGGATGTATCTGGCTCGTGGCGCATTTAATTCAGGATGGTTTGGTGAGGGCGAAGTGAAATTTTTTATCGATGGCGATAGCGAATTTCCAACAATATGCGGAACCGGCGAAGAAGATTATTTCTGTGGTTCGTACGGATACAACGATCGCAGAAATGAATACGATTATGAAGTTTATACGCCGTTTAGCGGGCCCTACACCGGATTTCACTATTTCAGGGATTTAAGGAAAAGACCCAAATACCGAAGTATGATTGGACAGTATCGCTGGCATGTGATGGACCCGGTTCGTTTTAAAGAAGATATCAGAATTACGATTCAGAGTTTGGGCTGGAAAAGTGAAGGACGTTATAAACAACTGGAAGATGAATTGTCGTCAGTAGCATATTGGTATCAATCAGAACCGCACCAAACATTTCCGGAAGTTCAGGCTTTCGAGGAACTGGAAATAACAAAATAA
- a CDS encoding calcineurin-like phosphoesterase C-terminal domain-containing protein, with translation MQHFQSFLFLLFVFVTKILFATPGSTTGKVYIDSNNNGVFDKGEKGVRNVCVTNGEEVVLTDKDGEWELETNESATVFIIKPSGYQVPLNSFNSPEYYFKVDNELNRKDVKTIDFPLVQQEESETFSALFFGDPQARGMKEVNYVFHDIVEELIGTNDASFGVSLGDIVADDPGLMDDVSQGIAQIGIPWYNVFGNHDNDRNAKTNRERDNTFEHFFGPSTYAFEYGQVAFISINNIYFDKKGKYYPHFTRKQLTFIKNYLQFVPKDKLVVLMMHAPIIACDNQEEMYQLIQNREHTFSISGHVHEQINVFVDSEMGWQGKATHHHLINATVCGSWWCGLKDERGIPHATMNDGAPNGYSIITFDGNKYSVRFKAARRPADYQMNIYIPEEIEKDALDTTKVLVNVFAGSDRSIVEMSVNHDKSWIRMDTVQTVDPACFEMYKKSSFLKIIVDNQPLDEVFGYAMDYPGICHHMWKGKLPGGLEPGTYTLTVRTTDMFNQIWKENRIFRVK, from the coding sequence ATGCAACATTTCCAAAGCTTTTTGTTCCTGCTCTTTGTATTTGTAACAAAAATTTTATTTGCAACCCCGGGTAGTACCACTGGTAAAGTTTATATCGACTCCAATAATAACGGAGTTTTTGACAAAGGAGAAAAAGGTGTAAGAAATGTCTGTGTAACAAATGGTGAAGAAGTTGTTTTAACAGACAAAGATGGAGAATGGGAGTTGGAGACCAATGAAAGCGCTACAGTTTTTATTATAAAACCTTCCGGATATCAGGTTCCTTTAAATTCTTTCAATTCGCCCGAATACTATTTCAAGGTTGATAACGAATTAAACAGGAAGGATGTCAAAACAATCGATTTTCCATTGGTTCAGCAAGAAGAAAGTGAAACCTTTTCTGCCTTGTTTTTTGGAGATCCGCAGGCGCGGGGAATGAAGGAAGTTAATTATGTATTTCATGATATTGTGGAAGAGTTGATTGGAACAAATGACGCAAGTTTTGGAGTTTCTTTGGGAGATATTGTCGCAGACGACCCTGGGCTGATGGATGATGTCAGTCAGGGAATAGCGCAAATAGGAATCCCCTGGTACAATGTTTTCGGAAATCATGACAACGATCGTAATGCAAAAACCAACAGGGAAAGAGACAACACGTTTGAACATTTTTTTGGCCCAAGCACCTACGCTTTTGAATACGGACAGGTTGCCTTTATTTCAATAAACAATATTTATTTTGACAAAAAGGGGAAATATTATCCTCACTTCACCAGAAAGCAACTTACTTTTATAAAAAATTACCTGCAATTTGTTCCCAAAGATAAACTAGTTGTGTTAATGATGCACGCACCAATTATTGCCTGTGATAACCAGGAGGAAATGTATCAGCTAATTCAAAACAGGGAGCATACATTTTCGATTTCCGGTCATGTGCATGAGCAAATTAATGTTTTTGTAGATAGTGAAATGGGGTGGCAGGGGAAAGCAACGCATCATCATCTTATTAATGCAACTGTTTGTGGAAGCTGGTGGTGTGGTTTAAAAGATGAACGGGGTATTCCGCATGCTACTATGAACGACGGAGCTCCAAATGGGTATTCCATTATTACTTTCGATGGAAATAAATATAGCGTTCGCTTTAAAGCAGCGCGACGCCCTGCCGATTATCAGATGAATATTTATATTCCGGAAGAGATAGAAAAAGACGCATTGGATACGACAAAGGTTTTGGTAAATGTTTTTGCCGGTTCAGACCGTTCAATAGTCGAAATGTCAGTCAACCATGATAAAAGCTGGATTCGAATGGATACCGTCCAAACTGTTGATCCGGCATGTTTTGAAATGTATAAAAAAAGCAGCTTTCTGAAAATTATAGTGGATAATCAGCCGCTTGATGAAGTGTTTGGCTATGCGATGGATTACCCCGGCATCTGTCATCATATGTGGAAGGGAAAACTTCCAGGTGGTTTAGAACCGGGGACATACACGCTCACCGTTAGAACTACTGATATGTTTAACCAAATCTGGAAGGAAAACCGTATTTTCAGGGTAAAATAA
- a CDS encoding PHP domain-containing protein, with protein MKSLFQVLIMIITSGFIFSGCSSKWEINNPYENVDWENHSKYKANLHTHTTRSDGRMSPQKVVDSYHSLGYKILAITDHNEVTYPWTNFSEMLPGESAHERLERGDITSDELVFENRNPAEMEIFAIQGNEVSAPHHTGSYFSDYQQQPGDENIALGEIGKKNGLALLNHPGRYTARNPEKYNVSWYVDIFNSYDFLTGMEVYNQGDRYPHDRELWDKVLKKTMPGRNVWGYSNDDFHAGMERLGRNWNVFILPELNEEWIRIGMLEGRFFYVYAVNGHNGTEVPDIKSIEVNSKKATIEIVSSGQDSIRWISGSNIVGRGGRLSLSEIPELSGYVRAEIFGPESVTGTQPFGIRKAD; from the coding sequence ATGAAAAGCTTATTTCAGGTTTTAATAATGATAATAACATCCGGATTTATTTTTTCGGGATGTTCATCAAAATGGGAAATTAATAATCCGTACGAAAATGTGGATTGGGAAAACCACAGTAAATATAAGGCCAATTTGCATACCCACACCACACGGAGCGATGGAAGAATGAGTCCCCAGAAAGTGGTGGACAGTTATCACAGTTTGGGGTATAAAATACTGGCGATTACAGATCACAATGAAGTTACCTATCCCTGGACAAACTTTTCTGAAATGTTGCCCGGCGAATCCGCTCATGAACGACTTGAGCGGGGAGACATAACATCAGATGAACTGGTTTTCGAAAACCGCAATCCTGCGGAAATGGAAATATTTGCTATTCAGGGAAACGAAGTATCGGCTCCCCATCATACTGGGAGTTATTTTTCTGATTATCAGCAGCAGCCCGGAGATGAAAATATTGCGTTGGGAGAAATTGGCAAAAAGAACGGGCTTGCACTATTAAATCATCCGGGGCGCTACACAGCCCGAAATCCTGAAAAATATAATGTTAGCTGGTATGTTGACATATTTAACAGTTATGATTTTCTTACAGGAATGGAAGTCTATAATCAAGGAGATCGGTATCCGCATGACCGTGAACTTTGGGACAAAGTTTTGAAAAAAACGATGCCCGGGAGGAATGTTTGGGGTTACTCAAACGACGATTTCCATGCAGGAATGGAAAGGTTGGGACGTAATTGGAACGTATTTATTTTGCCGGAATTAAACGAAGAGTGGATTCGGATAGGAATGCTTGAAGGACGTTTTTTCTATGTTTATGCGGTTAATGGGCACAATGGTACTGAAGTGCCGGATATTAAATCGATTGAAGTGAATTCAAAAAAAGCAACAATTGAGATTGTGTCTTCCGGACAGGACTCAATTCGTTGGATTTCAGGAAGTAATATAGTAGGGCGAGGTGGAAGATTAAGTCTCTCTGAAATTCCGGAACTATCGGGTTATGTGCGTGCTGAGATTTTTGGCCCGGAGTCTGTCACCGGAACACAGCCTTTTGGAATAAGAAAAGCAGATTGA